In Vanacampus margaritifer isolate UIUO_Vmar chromosome 6, RoL_Vmar_1.0, whole genome shotgun sequence, the DNA window CTGTCCATAAGCGCGCTTAAAAAGGATGCCATAGCAAGCGGTTTCCTCAGAGCTGAAAGAGGGCTGGGCTGGTTCCTCTGTCGCTATGAAGCCTGCAGCGACCGACAGCCGAGTGGCAGTTGAGCAAGTGGACTGCATCTTTCATCTGTGTGGATTGTTCTCAATTTGAGTAGCCTGTCACTCTCTGCTGTCATGGCGATCGCTGCCCCGGCCTCCGCCTCAACACACTGTCACACGCATTCAGTAATCCAAGGAGATATATCACATGGGATGAGTAGGACCCTCGCTGGCGTTCATGCCTCGCACGTGTAGTGGTCAGATGCAGGAAGGCAAGGGTGggtgtctgtttgtttgttttgcgtcTGGTGATTAGGGCTGAGGTCCTCTTCCTGTCTGTGAGGATCTGATGGTATCAGCGGAGGATGAATGAAATCATCTGGCCTCTTATCACACGCCACCGTGTCTGAACGCACTCGATTATGAAACCAAATCAAGTGCCGCAACCCCCATCAGTCTTCAAACCGCTCACTTCCTCAAAGTATGCATGACGAATGCTTTTCCTCACCCAACTGGTCCAATTTCATGAcctaaaacgtttttattttaggtACACTTCCACAGTCCAATAAGATCTAACCCAGGGGATGTATCAAACTCTGTGttttacaaagaaaataattcttaattttatttagacactgacaatattttcttttctttttttattttagtgttaAATCATGCTGCATCATACTCTCCTGTGATTTCACTATGAAAATCTTGAATTAGTAGTAGACCAGAATTTTTGGGCCAGACAGCAatcgagtttaaaaaaaaaaaaagatagtcaAACGCCGATTCAATCAGAAGATGGGgcaatctatttaaaaaacttttatgtTTACTCTACAGTTGACTACTGCCATTCACCGGGGATAAGGACTGACCCCGCCCACAAATAGTGAAACCCACGTATAATTGAagtcaattgaaatgcattgggggagaatagaataataaaatataaatacattttttttttaaatatttaaaaattatgataaatattaattataaaatgcaatgtcttattttgtggaGCCGATCAATGATGTTCTTGATTGATAGGGCAAATTAAGACTACAGCCGATCACCGATTTTGcctaaaatgctgaatatcgtcCGATCCCAATCCAGCCGATCAGATCGGTGTAAAGTTCtttaattagtaaaaaaataaccgaTTATAATTTCAACCACTTTGTTGTATCACAAGTGTGCTTCAAACTGGTCGCCCTTCATCCATCAGCCAGTCAATCAGAAAAGAAGCACGGTAGCTTCATTTCAAAAACGTTGGTGACTTCTAGATTAAATGATCTGAGCCACTTCATTTTGTGGCTTCATTTTGTTGCTTATTCATTtaatcatacaaaaaaaaaatcatgttctgTTCAAGTTTCAGACTACATTTGACTTTACATTCTTGGACTATTTCAGACTAGTAGATTGTCCGTCAGACAGGTCAACGTCCTGCAAACTCCTTTAAACTCGTGATTCTCATCTTTCAGCTGTAATCCCTCTGACGGACTCGGAGCACAAGTTGCTGGCACTCCATTTTGCCATGGACCCTGGCAGGGACTGGGAGTGGGGCAGGGATGACAACGATAACACCAAGCTGGCCAAGTAAGTCCTCACGTAGCATCCCATTGAGCGTTTGATGTTTGTCATTGGAAAACACAAAGGAACTGATTTCCAAATAGATTCCGAGCAATGAGAGAGTCAAATCCTTGCTAAGTTTTTGTTTGCCGGTGAGAGGTTTCAGTTGCATTTATGGGCTCTGGCTCAGGTCACTTCAAAGCGTGAGCGCACAGAGAACAAATTGTGAGTGCCGTCAGTCATCCAGAGGCTTTCTCAGGGACGGCCTCGCTCAAGCGGCAACACCCGCTCTGATTTAGGAAGGGGTTTATGTAAGGGTTTCTGTTTCACATTCCAGCCAGTCAGCGGGTTACGTTTATCCTCCAAAAATGCTGCAATATGGGAAGCatgcagatacaaaaaaatgtacataagcAGGTCACACGCTAATTAGTTTGGTTGCCGAAACACTTTTCCCACAATTGAGGTTCAGTCATTGAAATCAAGGCTATAAACTCTTGGCTTTGTCTTTAGGTTCAATAAAAAATGACGTAATGGGTTCACGTCACATATTTTACTTTAATCTTCTTAAGTGTCAGTGTGAAAATAATTGACTGCTAAAACGCATAAAAACGACAAGACGTGCTACCTCAGCGATAATCGGACAACTTTGAATTTTCCTCACACTTAATGTAACGTCTCTTTCTTCTCTAAGATGGGAAATTACCATAACGACATAACCACAGCATCCCACAATCAGATCGTTAGACAtcaatatgtcactgtcgactcagTATGTGATGTGACAAATAAAATACTTATTAAACAGCAATTACTTCCAACACAACAGGGCGTCTGAAGTGAGTGTCAAATTTTCAGCATTTCCTTAAGCACTGGCGCTGCCACAGTTTTGATACTACCTCTGAAGCAGGAAAATCGTCAGGCCGACTTTGTTTCCCTATCCCGTGTCAGTGCTGTTCATACAGAAGCGTGACGGTGACTACTTATGCTTAACCTCATCCATCTTCTGCTGCAGCCTCATCTTGTCACTGGAGGCCAAACTGAACCTGTTGCACAACTACATGAATGTAACGTGGATCCGAATTCCATCAGAAACAAGGGTATGTTCTTTTTTGGACAGCTGAGTCTTCTATCTAGGCTGAAGTCGCTCAAGAGCGTTTCCCAGCTTTTACTGGACGTTAGAAAAATCTCACGGCacaccacaaaataaaaatgtcacagaaAATAACATTCAGATTATTATCTCAATTCAATCACAAAAGTGCTTACTCTGTGAAATCTGGGCAAGTTTGgttcagtggttctcaaccgccgtcctcgagtaccccttctccagcctgttttccatgtctcccacaaacAACACGGGTGTttcgatcctcagctgtgttggctgggggagacatggaaaacgggcGGGATAGGGGTaactcgaggaccggggctgaGAACCAGTGGTTTAGTTGAACACTAAGCAATTCTCCTGTTGTATAAATGGTAACAGGTGGATACGCAGGTCAGCTTTACCGAAAGCATTCCAATGGAATAGCAACATATCTCGATACATGTGGTTAAAGTGGAACCATTTGATTCAATGGGATTCTAATTTGATTTGATACGGTACGGCTacttgtcagtactgtaaatgtaaccTTTCAAAAAGATATAAATACGCTTCATTCTAAAAGCAGtcgggtcaaaagtaacccaattgtgGATCAAAAATTGGCCGATCCGCTTTATAGGTCAGTTTGACCTACTTTTCTGGGctgttttatagaaaatgacccaatCTTTGATCCAAAATTGGATCGAATTAACCCAACTAGAGGATctcccaactttatgggttgttatATAAAAAGTGGtcctttttggggggagggtcatttacacaaaatgacccaattttggacccaaagttgggtcgaattgacccaattttcttggtggttttatacaaaattaccttcttcttcttttttttgtataaatctacccagaaagttgggttaaagatctgtccattttttttaacccataagtgggttatttttgactcgactgtttttagagtgcatattAGCGATGAACATTTCTTCAATAAAATATGTATCTTGATACAGGTGATTTGATGCTATTCAAGGTTGgcacattttaaagtggaacgattcgatGTGCCCGCATCTTTTGAATGCAGTATAAGCAGATTTTctgatacactctaaaaacagttgggtcaaaaataacccaactatgggtcaaaaatggaccgatcctcaaCTTGGGTcgatttaacccaactttgagtcaagaaatgggtctttcggCGTAAAACAACTATTAACTAACTAAATAttagtcagatcctttacttgggtcaaaaaaaaatggggtgatttttgtataaaacaatcagaaagttgggtcaaattgacccataaagtggatcggtccatttttgatccataattgagttacatttgacccaaatgtttttagagtatacaaatgactttttgttacacccctataaataataatatttttttaaccgtttAAGTGAAATGAATCTCCTGCAGCACACTTGAAGAGCTTTCATGGCATAGTGGTAGGGAATTACTGCTCTCAAGAAACGTTACTCCATGTGCTGTTATGTGAACGTCTTTGAGGCGTTATTGCTTCAACAatgttcgttttgttttttttctttgatcttAGGCTCCTCTGGCTCAGCCCGAGTCTCCAACTGCTTCTGCAGGTGAGGACGTGCAGTCCTTGGCTGAGTCCATCGAATCCGACCGCGAGTCAGTTGGCAGCAACTCCAACGTCAACACGGGCAAGAGCGGCAAGGACAAGGACAAAGAGAAGCAGCAGCATCGTAAAGACAAAGACAAGAGCCGGGCCGATTCTGTAGCCAACAAGCTCGGTAGCTTCAGCAAAACGCTGGGAATCAAGCTGAAGAAGAACATGGGGGGCCTCGGGGGCCTGGTGCACGGCAAAATGAACAAATCCAACTCTGGCTCGGGTCGAAGCGGGGAGAACGGAgcggaaaagacaaaaaagaaagactcCAAGACAACCAAAGGGAATAAAGACGAGTCGGGCCACTCGGCCAGCTCCACTTCCTCTGAAAAGGCCACAAGCCCCTCCCCTACAGATCGAGACAAACCCTCCAGCTCCTCCCCCACCGACAGAACGGACAGCGCAGGGAGGGTCTCGACGGACAAAAGCCTGGAAAACTGGAAATACAGCACGGACGTCAAGCTCAGCCTCAACATCCTGCGCGCCGCCATGCAGGGCGAGCGCAAGTTCATCTTCGCCGGCCTCCTCCTCACCAGCCACCGGCACCAATTCCACGAGGAGATGATCAGCTACTACCTGACCAACGCCCAGGAGCGCTTCAGCCAGGAGCAAGAGCAGAAACGCAAGGAGGCCGAGAAGAAGCCCCCGGCCGCCGGCGACGTGGCCGCCAAAAAGCCGGAAAACGACAGCGTCTTCCAGAGGGAGAGGTCGGACAGCTCGCCCCCGGAGAGCTGCTCTCCCGTCCTGCCGCAGCGCGCTTACACCCCGCAGCCCCCCGCGGCGCTCAAGGTGCAAGGCAGGAACAGTCCCATCCCCGCCACACCTCACGTCTCCTTCCCGGTCCCTCCGCTCACCCCGCCCGTCACCTCCCACCACGTCCACCACCCCGCCCCCGCGCCTTACTCCTCCCCCAGTTTTGGTGCTAAGAGACTTGGGCCCGTTCCCGTGTCGGCCCACTACAGCCATACCCCTCCCATCCAGAGGCACAGCGTGATTCACCTACAAGATGTCAACCTGCAGTCGCCCGTCTTCAAAGAACCCTATAAGCCCGTCGTGGGCACCCTCAAGACGTGCGCCACCTACCCTCAGCAGAACCGCACGCTGTCGTCGCAGAGCTACAGCCCGGCCCGCCTGTCGGGCGTGCGCACCGCCGGCACCCTGGAAACGCTGGCGTACAACATGCCCGGGGAACACAAATCCCACACGTACACCAACGGCTTCAACGCGGGAGACATTCAAGACTGCCTGGAGTTCGCCGACGAGGAC includes these proteins:
- the otud7a gene encoding OTU domain-containing protein 7A, translated to MTLDMDAVLSDFVRSTGAEPGLARDLLEGKNWDLSAALNDYEELRQVHTANLPQVFNEGRYYKPPEARDTPTHVNKIDRSCAQKQEDNGQEKRLSRGISHASSAIVSLARLQVANECTNEQFPLEMPIYTFQLPDLSVYSEDFRSFIERDLIEQSTMMALEQAGRLNWWSTMCTSCKKLLPLATTGDGNCLLHAASLGMWGFHDRDLMLRKSLYTMMKSGAERDALKRRWRWQQTQQNKESGLVYTEEEWEREWNELLKLASSEPRTHLSKNGNTSGGVDNSEDPVYESLEEFHVFVLAHVLRRPIVVVADTMLRDSGGEAFAPIPFGGLYLPLEVPPSRCHCSPLVLAYDQAHFSALVSMEQRDQQREQAVIPLTDSEHKLLALHFAMDPGRDWEWGRDDNDNTKLANLILSLEAKLNLLHNYMNVTWIRIPSETRAPLAQPESPTASAGEDVQSLAESIESDRESVGSNSNVNTGKSGKDKDKEKQQHRKDKDKSRADSVANKLGSFSKTLGIKLKKNMGGLGGLVHGKMNKSNSGSGRSGENGAEKTKKKDSKTTKGNKDESGHSASSTSSEKATSPSPTDRDKPSSSSPTDRTDSAGRVSTDKSLENWKYSTDVKLSLNILRAAMQGERKFIFAGLLLTSHRHQFHEEMISYYLTNAQERFSQEQEQKRKEAEKKPPAAGDVAAKKPENDSVFQRERSDSSPPESCSPVLPQRAYTPQPPAALKVQGRNSPIPATPHVSFPVPPLTPPVTSHHVHHPAPAPYSSPSFGAKRLGPVPVSAHYSHTPPIQRHSVIHLQDVNLQSPVFKEPYKPVVGTLKTCATYPQQNRTLSSQSYSPARLSGVRTAGTLETLAYNMPGEHKSHTYTNGFNAGDIQDCLEFADEDNSSHTWLNQDKTKGRGSGSPLYCFQQRRCKRDNCSFYGRPETDHYCSYCYREELKRRERESKAQRPA